A region from the Enterobacteriaceae endosymbiont of Donacia clavipes genome encodes:
- the rseP gene encoding RIP metalloprotease RseP: MFSILYTIMVSVITISSLIIVHECGHFYTARFFNTYIECFSLGFGKKIFEYRDKYGTNYILRLIPLGGYVKIPDFIEKDTIKYNFKKYKFLFFNQLNFLKKILIILGGPLANIIFAILIYWIIFFIGFPIKKTIINEINYISIANNIGLKSNLEIKKINNVNISNWNIFNIELIKSINNNRKINLEINKIDSNIIIKKTLNIYKKSIKFLKEKNLIFILGIIPKGLKINPIISYVIPGSIAEKLRLHIGDKIINIEKKKFTNWYNFQKFLYQNNNKIIHFNINRNRKKINFSILPIIIKSKNRNFLGFLPEITNVKNTSKIICKYNFFEALKKSLNKNLNLIKIILNSFINFFYNKKNIYKLNGPISIGYIAGKLIRNNFIYYFMFLALININLSIINLFPFPILDGGQLILLFFEKITGKKLSYKIKQLIYNISMIILIIIMGIALINDVKQI, from the coding sequence TTGTTTAGTATTTTATATACTATAATGGTATCTGTTATTACTATAAGTAGTTTAATTATAGTACATGAATGTGGACATTTTTATACAGCACGATTTTTTAATACATATATAGAATGTTTTTCATTAGGTTTTGGTAAAAAAATTTTTGAATATCGTGATAAATATGGAACTAATTATATTTTAAGATTAATTCCATTAGGTGGTTATGTTAAAATACCTGATTTTATAGAAAAAGACACTATTAAATATAATTTTAAAAAATATAAGTTTTTATTTTTTAATCAATTAAATTTTTTAAAAAAAATTTTAATTATTTTAGGAGGACCACTTGCAAATATTATTTTTGCGATATTAATTTACTGGATTATTTTTTTTATAGGATTTCCTATAAAAAAAACTATTATTAATGAAATTAATTATATTTCAATAGCTAATAATATTGGATTAAAATCAAATTTAGAAATTAAAAAAATTAATAATGTTAATATTTCTAATTGGAATATTTTTAATATAGAGTTAATTAAAAGTATAAATAATAATAGAAAAATAAATTTAGAAATTAATAAAATAGATTCAAATATTATAATTAAAAAAACATTAAATATTTACAAAAAATCTATTAAATTTTTAAAGGAAAAAAATTTAATATTTATATTAGGAATTATACCTAAAGGATTAAAAATTAATCCTATTATTAGTTATGTTATACCTGGTTCTATTGCAGAAAAATTAAGATTACATATTGGTGATAAAATTATAAACATAGAAAAAAAAAAATTTACAAATTGGTATAATTTTCAAAAATTTCTTTATCAAAATAATAATAAAATTATACATTTTAATATTAACAGAAATAGAAAAAAGATAAATTTTAGTATTTTACCTATTATTATAAAATCTAAAAATAGAAATTTTTTAGGATTTTTACCAGAAATAACTAATGTAAAAAATACATCAAAAATTATATGTAAATATAATTTTTTTGAAGCATTGAAAAAATCTTTAAATAAAAATTTAAATTTAATTAAAATAATTTTAAATTCTTTTATAAATTTTTTTTATAATAAGAAAAATATTTATAAATTAAATGGTCCTATTTCTATAGGTTATATTGCTGGAAAATTAATTCGTAATAATTTTATTTATTATTTTATGTTTTTAGCTTTAATAAATATTAATTTAAGTATAATTAATTTATTTCCTTTTCCTATATTGGATGGAGGACAATTAATTCTTTTATTTTTTGAAAAAATTACCGGTAAAAAATTATCATATAAAATTAAACAATTAATATATAATATTAGTATGATTATCTTAATTATTATTATGGGGATTGCATTAATAAATGATGTTAAACAAATTTAA
- the uppS gene encoding polyprenyl diphosphate synthase, translated as MKINKLNIKNNNINYPKHIAIIMDGNRRWAKKNKKVKFLGHREGVKTVKKIIGFSLKYKIKALTLYAFSSENWKRSNNEVKFLMNLFQEILDIETINLKKKNIRLKIIGNTKEFNIPLQKSIAKAESITKNNNKLLLNIAANYGGRWDITNSIKKIFLNINKGLLNIKDINENIINNYICLNNIFPIDLVIRTGGEYRISNFLIWQIAYSELYFTKKLWPEFNKQDFKKAIKSFVKRNRRFGGD; from the coding sequence ATGAAAATTAATAAATTAAATATAAAAAATAATAATATTAATTATCCTAAACATATAGCTATTATTATGGACGGTAATAGAAGATGGGCAAAAAAAAATAAAAAAGTAAAATTTTTAGGACATAGAGAAGGTGTTAAAACTGTAAAAAAAATAATTGGATTTTCTTTAAAATATAAAATAAAAGCATTAACATTATATGCTTTTAGTAGCGAAAATTGGAAAAGATCTAATAATGAAGTTAAATTTTTAATGAATTTATTTCAAGAAATTTTAGATATTGAAACAATAAATTTAAAAAAGAAAAATATACGTCTTAAAATAATTGGTAATACAAAAGAATTTAATATTCCCTTGCAAAAATCAATTGCTAAAGCAGAATCTATAACTAAAAATAATAATAAATTATTATTAAATATAGCTGCAAATTATGGTGGTCGTTGGGATATTACTAATAGTATTAAAAAAATTTTTTTAAATATAAATAAAGGATTATTAAATATTAAAGATATTAACGAAAATATCATAAATAATTATATTTGTTTAAATAATATTTTTCCTATAGATTTAGTAATAAGAACAGGAGGGGAATATCGTATAAGTAATTTTTTAATTTGGCAAATTGCATATTCAGAATTATATTTTACAAAAAAATTATGGCCAGAATTTAATAAACAAGACTTTAAAAAAGCAATAAAATCTTTTGTAAAGAGAAATCGTCGTTTTGGTGGTGATTAA
- a CDS encoding ribosome recycling factor, with protein sequence MYSDIINNNKKNMEKCLNSFINKINLMSQNRLSPYLLNNIYIKLDNKLILINHISSIVVENSFTLKVTPFDLKIIKNIEKSIALSNLDVSTKIINYNIYVYISPITETKKIKILKNIKIEAELNRIYIRNIRRKSNNKIKILLKEKKIDENKEKKLYNYIQKQTILFTNKIKKFVIKKEKELLN encoded by the coding sequence ATGTATAGTGATATTATTAATAATAATAAAAAAAATATGGAAAAATGTTTAAATTCATTTATAAATAAAATTAATTTAATGTCTCAAAATAGATTATCTCCTTATTTATTAAATAATATATATATAAAATTAGATAATAAATTAATATTAATTAATCATATATCTTCTATAGTAGTAGAAAATTCTTTTACTTTAAAAGTAACTCCTTTTGATTTAAAAATTATAAAAAATATAGAAAAAAGTATTGCTCTTTCTAACTTAGATGTTTCTACTAAGATAATTAATTATAATATTTATGTTTATATTTCTCCTATTACTGAAACTAAAAAAATAAAAATATTAAAAAATATTAAAATAGAAGCTGAACTAAATAGAATTTATATTCGTAATATACGTAGAAAATCAAATAATAAAATTAAAATTCTTCTAAAAGAAAAAAAAATAGACGAAAATAAAGAAAAAAAATTATATAATTATATACAAAAACAAACTATATTATTTACAAATAAAATAAAAAAATTTGTAATAAAAAAAGAAAAAGAACTATTAAACTAA
- the tsf gene encoding translation elongation factor Ts — protein sequence MKINIKKIRELRNITGVGIIECKKALIETKQDLNLAIDYIRKYLKLQSIKKLKNPTKEGLITDYVTKDFGILLEINCQTDFITKSKEIINFIKDIVKYITKNNQTDINIIRKIFNKKRMELIGLLKENIFINRLGFIKGEFIGKYIHHNKRLGVIIRSNINNKLLMKQIAMHIAMLKPDYINKQDIPIDIIDHEYKIQKNIVIKKNKPQIIINKIIEGRVKKFINNITLYNQKFLLDNNKTVKKYLNENNMKILKFICFELGANIIKN from the coding sequence TATAAAAAAAATTAGGGAACTAAGAAATATTACTGGAGTTGGAATTATAGAATGTAAAAAAGCACTAATAGAAACAAAACAAGATTTAAATCTTGCTATTGATTATATAAGAAAATATTTAAAATTACAATCTATTAAAAAATTAAAAAATCCAACAAAAGAAGGATTAATTACAGATTATGTAACAAAAGATTTTGGCATATTATTAGAAATAAATTGTCAAACAGATTTTATTACAAAATCAAAAGAAATTATAAATTTTATAAAAGATATAGTAAAATATATTACTAAGAATAATCAAACAGATATAAATATAATACGAAAAATTTTTAATAAAAAAAGAATGGAATTAATAGGATTATTAAAAGAAAATATATTTATTAATCGTCTTGGTTTTATAAAAGGAGAATTCATTGGTAAATATATACATCACAATAAACGTCTTGGAGTTATAATCAGATCAAATATAAATAATAAATTATTAATGAAACAAATTGCTATGCATATAGCTATGTTAAAACCAGATTATATTAATAAACAAGATATTCCAATAGATATCATTGATCATGAATATAAAATACAAAAAAATATTGTAATAAAAAAGAATAAACCTCAAATAATTATAAATAAGATAATTGAAGGTCGTGTGAAAAAATTTATAAATAATATTACTTTATATAATCAAAAATTCTTATTAGACAATAATAAAACTGTTAAAAAATATTTAAATGAAAATAATATGAAAATTTTAAAATTTATATGTTTTGAATTAGGGGCAAATATAATTAAAAATTAA